One segment of Ziziphus jujuba cultivar Dongzao chromosome 12, ASM3175591v1 DNA contains the following:
- the LOC132800135 gene encoding disease resistance protein RPV1-like, producing MKRSSLSFSSFPSPIPPKNFNVFLSFRGEDTRNNFTGFLNDALQQKGIRAFLDDRGIDRGKCVAEELPKAIEESSHSIIILSTNYANSTWCLNELLKILDCKKTMEQILIPIFYHVDPTHVRNKMGAFGEAFAKHKQEFREKKEKTLLTQREREDMDNVMKRWMAFE from the coding sequence ATGAAAAGATCTAGTTtgtctttctcttcttttcctTCTCCAATACCTCCAAAAAATTTCAATGTGTTTTTGAGTTTTCGTGGTGAAGATACTCGCAACAACTTTACGGGATTTCTTAATGATGCTTTGCAACAAAAAGGAATTCGTGCATTCTTAGATGATCGTGGAATTGATAGAGGAAAATGTGTTGCTGAAGAACTGCCTAAAGCAATTGAAGAATCTAGTCATTCAATTATCATTCTCTCAACAAACTATGCCAATTCGACATGGTGTTTGAACGAACTTCTTAAGATTCTTGATTGCAAGAAGACAATGGAGCAGATTCTTATACCAATTTTTTACCATGTGGATCCAACTCATGTTCGTAACAAGATGGGTGCTTTTGGAGAAGCATTTGCCAAacacaaacaagagtttagggAGAAAAAGGAGAAAACACTTCTAACCCAAAGAGAACGTGAAGACATGGACAATGTAATGAAAAGATGGATGGCCTTTGAGTAA